The DNA segment ACACCTAGAGAGACTTCTTTTGCAATTCACTCATGTTCGTGTAGTGCAACCAGGTTCTTACATATCTATGAGACACTGACAGGGTACTATACCAAAGCtctcaagaataaaaaaaaaactcgtcCGAAAACAAAGAATCACAGTGCTCTGTTTGGCCACCAAGAGTAACTGAGATACACTGAAACacttaaattaatgataaaaaaatcgcAACCAAAACAACACAATtacgaaataaaaaatttctttcaaaTCCATTCCAATGGCCTCTACTTTCTTCGCAACCAAACATATGTCATGTGTATCAATccacaaaatttaatttaaatcaaataaataaacaaccaAATTCAATCATAACATACCAAATTTTGATTATCATATCAAACATCTCGATCTCTTGTCACCTTGATTTCACCGGGTTCAGCATCAGATTCCGTCTCTTGTTTCCCAACCTCGCCGTCGAGAACCTCATCTTCAAGGATCTCTCCCTCCTCCACATTGTCGTCGTCAGGGAGATGCCCGTGCGGAGTTGGAGAAGGAATCGCACCAATTGTTCGATCATCGAATTTAATCTCTTCGGTGCATTTTTTGCTCTCGTGGCAGTGGCGGTGATGAAGGTACCGACTTTGTCAACGCCATCCATAGTTTTGTGGAGGATGATGACGATGCCGATGCCGCATATGAAAGGAAGAGAGGTCCCGACGGCAGCGATGCAAAATGCTTTTCAGTCACTCCAGCGAATGGAGTGGAGATCAAGCTCCAGACCCAaaaggaagaggaaaaaaagagtggaggGAAATAGTGGACGGAGAAATGAAGAGTCAAGCAAGGGAGAAATGAATAGTGGAGGCTAGGGATTTCAAATTAAAGTACACGTGACAAAAAAAACATCGacgtttttatataaaaacctGGCGTCGTGCGTGTTCCCCTagcacattctaaggcggtttcgtaaaaccgtcttagaatgtgtgtcataaaaaatattcttcttaATTACAAAACTGTCATCACttaacattctaaggcggttatgtataaccgtcttaaaatgcgcatcgtaaaaaatgatttttagtaGTGTTATAAAATGTCAATATTAAAGAAAGAGGACAAAAATCAAACACTTATGTCTattagatttgaatttaaattccaATGActgatttgaatttcaatttaatacaaaaaataatttgcatatgaagaaatataaattgtttACATACCATCATTTGGATGCACCTCTCTActaatctctttcttttttccaagTTATATTGTGTTTTTGTAGTGTCTACcctcttttcatatttttgcatctatcttttgaatatttttattttttacaatggGAAAATCTACGcatcagaaaaataaatatatcacaaaagtgaaaataaaaatcaacaaaactcAGTATCAAAAGTCTTGCATGTGTGTAGGACCAAAACTTTGAAGTATGCGATTGTGGAGAGGCTCTCACTATATAATGCAATATGTGATTAGGGGAGTGTCCTGCAATTCGGTCTTTCATGTAAAGATGCTTGCACATCCCCAAATTCATTTGACCGAGTTTTCATCGAGTGTCGCACGATTCAGAGGGTTTGACCGAGGTTTCATAGAGTGTCATGTGATTCAAGGTTTGATGCGAAGAGGCTCGCACAAGCCCAAATTCGTTTGGTTGAGGTTATCGTCGGTTGCCATATGTGATTAGAGGTCATGCGATTCGGCCTTTGATGTGAATATGATTCATAAAATACTGTTGCTATAgcatcatcatcataatcatgaaCGTAAAATCTCTAATATTGACAAAAATCTGAAGAAAGTGAAACACGAATGAATGAAGCGATCGAATTTCAGAAGGTTCTTTTGCGTCGAAGATCTGGGAAAGGACAAAGTTATATGTGAAAAACCTTGAGATGAAGAGCAGGTACGTAGAAGGGAATGTAGAAGACTGGGGCATTTGGAGGTGAGTATCATTCAATTGAAATGTATTGTATAGGGTTTTGGAAGATTGTGAGTATCACTcaatagaaaaatgtttttcttctttcacaTCATCATTTTCACTGACGTGGAAATGTAATATGAAATAGCtcagtttttatatattataaatagattaaaaagcATATGATCCTATGTCCATCTTCAATTAAATTGAAAAGCATAGTAATATACACACATGTTCCAGTTTGAGTACCAAAGAAAATGAGAACACTGGTCTTCCTTGAACAAATATCAAATTCCTTCAACAAAAATTTCAGTGTCGTGAGTAGCTTCTACTCCTTGCTTCGATTTGAAGATTTCTTTCATGCTAACACATGAAGCCCATTCAAAAAAACATATTGTCGCAACATGGTTGGTGATCCTCTATTGTGCGATGCGATGACTCTGGTCTTACGCGACCATGGTTGATGGAGTCACTACATATCATCGCGAGCCACTTATGTTCCTTGCTCCAATCAGAAGGTTTCTTCAGCGCAAACAAGTGAAGCACAATCACCAATGTTGAACTTTCTCTTGGCTCTCCTTCAATTTCTAGCTCCTCCTGTTGAAACCGACCACATCCTTTGAGACGTGAACACACtttgactctctctctctctttatgtCTCATGATTCACTATATCATTTTGTGCAGTTAAAGTTCAAGCAGAAATCATGCGTTCAAATGTCCGATTAGACTTTTTTATTCTCtagcttttattttaattttatattgatctTTATTCTATAGTTATGGAGGAAATTTAAATTGCTCCCGTCCCTTTGTTCTCCATTAGCCTTTCtcattcattttgattttttgcaTTCCCACAACTTGTTGCTGCCCTGGAGAAATTGGTGCCTACGGTATGCATTATCCCTCATGTTTCTCCTTCTTTTATATTCACACCCTGTTAGCATACTCAATTAGGTTTATCTCACCAACAAGACGACGATTAAGCAGTTGCAGTTGATTACGCAACTAATTTAGTTTATCTCACCGAAGAGAAGATTTATCTTCCTTATTGGGTAGTTTTGACAAAACAAGTAaaatttcatgtttttatttgattgtgCTATTGTTCAAGTTTTGACAACACAAGTGAAACTTCATGTTTTTATTGGTTGGGAATATTTCAGCCAAATGTTTATGTATAAAAGCTTTCTTGGTAGAAGAGTAGCTCAATGTGCAGTTTAAAGACTTATATTTGGAAGTCAATAAGCTTGGGAGATTGATGCAATAACAGGTCCCGCTAAAATCTTCCAAATATGATAGTTATACCACTTTTTGGACTCTATATAGGCCAGTTACTTTTTTTAGTTGGGAAgttgattgattattttttttcttttgttgttgtttaatcatattttttggcAACAACAAAAGCCTGATAtcttaagaaaaatatacatatttaatcTCAAGAAAATACATTTGGTTCAATCAAATTTACAATAGTAAGTCTATTTTTCAATTGTTAAATaacatttctaaattaaaaatgtgaCAGAAATTCACTTAATATGATAAAAACTAGGTTAATAATCTAataaattctataaataaatattacactatttgcttaatattttaaaaaagttattattcttttcagatttaaatttatttagttttagatataaaaaaatctaatttaccATGTATAATTTGTCTCATGCATAGCAGATCATCCAACTAGTATTTAACAAATGTCAAGACTCTAACACCAAATGTCAAGAAAACAGATGAATGCTTCCGATGggtcaaagttgaaaaatgtaaatatcATATTACCCATTTATGCTACATATTTAATAAACCCCGTGGACTTAAATAGATAAGCAATTTGATAACTTGCACAAACTATCAATTATATAACAGATGCAAACAAAAGAAATGTGCAATCCAAGGAAATAAGAAAAGTGCACAAGCTATCAATTGTATATCAGATTGGCATTCCCTCATCATTTATTGCCTTGTATGAATGTGCATGTAACAAATAGAAAGTTTGAATGGCACATGTTTATGGAAGTTTCTTCAATCACCAAGCAAAGCATAAACAATAACAAACCAAATGTAAATCATCCACAAACCAGGCCTAACATCCTCCCTAAGGTCTGAGTCGGTACAGAGTTGTCGACTATTCTAGTGAGTTATCATTAAAAACATAAGAGAAACAGAGACCCACGAGTCctataaatgaaaatttatcaCGCACACAAACAGTGAAACCCCTTAGTCTCCAAATTCCCTCTCCAAATCCTTAATTTTCCCGAACATGACCACAACCATCTAACTCACGCATGCGTCCACCCAAATCACACAGAAGTGAGATTAACTGTGACAATTTTGACTGAGTCGTAATTATTGGCAACACAGTTATAACAATGAGCAACCAGACAAACTATTTCACATGACTCTTCCCAAATAGACACCCAAGTCAGAAGGACAACGACCAAAGAGGAAAAGAACGACGAACAAGAAACAAACAGAAACCAAACCTGCAAAGGAAGCTCTTTAATCTTTCATTACTCGCCAATTTTTTCATTATCTTTCAGGGCACTGATTACTTGTTTACCTTTGTCAAAGAGCATATCTCTTGACATTTCTTTGTCAACTACATAAGACCCATCTCTACCTTAAATATATACAATCCGAAGTACGTGATTGATTACCTATACCAAATTTTCGCCTATGTTCAGACCAAAGAACTTTAAATACAacaaagaaacagaaaaaacaTTGCTTAATTGCTAACATTGTTTTCAGACTTGAATACTCTTGGATGCTCCTGAACTATGTGATGCTTCAAACCGAGCCGTGAACCCAACCGTTGTGTGTCTTATTGATCTTTGTCTCACAATATTAACATATTCTGGATCAGTTGTTTGGCCATCATTTCGTATCCACTGTATCATTTGATGGAACGTGGGGAAAAACCGCATTTGGATCGAAGCGTAGGCGAAGTATGGAAGGAGTGAAGCAACAAGCACAAGCAAAGTGATGAGCCAGTAAGATGGTGCTGGTGCACAAGCTTCAATCAAGACCTTATAGGCAGTGGTTGATAGAGAAGGGTCCATGGTTCCATACACTAAGAGGAATATGTACCAGAAAAGAATGCCACCCCATATGAATAAATGTTGTATGTAAGTGAAGTAACTAATGGACAATGCCATTTGGGAATTCACCACCCACACAACACAAGTGTACATGGTGGCACCAAGAACTTCAAGATCAGCAACTTCCCCGGCTTTACGGAATGCTTGATTCTCCATTCCGTTGATGCAGAAGAAGAATATTATGGTAGCACTCAAGACTCCGTTGAAAGCCCAACCGAGGATCCGTTTCCAGCTGAATAGGACATTTTGTACACCTTCTTGATATAATAATGGGAACTGCAAAATGAATTAATTCATAAAGAAAGATGTACATGTGATTTATGTTATGTATATAAGGAAAGAAATTTCATCAAACAGATTTCACTGAATGGCATTAAAGAgaaattgaatataatataaagGGATATACACCTTGTGGCATAGTCTAGCAGAAACATCCTGGTCAAACACTCCCAAGGCAATTACAGGAAGAGAAGTGAAGAATACGTTATATAGTGAGAGGTACCAATCATTGTATGCAGCTTGCCCCGAGAACGACGCATAGATCTCGTAGAAGAAGAGGGTGAAGCCGAAGGCAATGTTCTTGTAAAAGAAGTAGCAAATCTGCCAAATGAAAATAGAGGTTAACATATTTCTATTAATTGAAGGAGAGGAGAAGAATCATAGGTTAAGAAGCTTCGGTCCGGGCCAAATATTTGTCTGGATACAGACAGTGAGACAAGGTTGTTTATGAAGTTGTCTTACCATAATGCTTCACAAAATATTCATTCCAACCAAAGAATCTATGTTTGAAGTACTGATGTCAATGAGAGATTTCTTGTAACTGAATTGAGTATTGAAATAAGGACAGATTCTGtgtgaatatatatttaatagagTAGCCTATgctttaatgttgtttttaaagGCAAATTTGTTACCATTGATGAGATTCTTCTGTAACACCAATGCCCATGCACAAGAAGTAAACGCTCTAGAAACCGAAATTGGGCAATTGCGATATCACTCGACATTACAGCCTGAAAGTTTTATAGTAGCAAGGGAGAAATAAGAATTCAAGATCTATAatgtacagaaaaaaaaaaaaaaaaaaaaaaaggtcgtGATTATAGGAAGGTAAACAAAAAGAATTTGTTGTAAGAAGGATATTTCAGACTTACCTGCATTCCTTCAACACCACTGATACCGATCCCAATGTCTGCTTCTTGAAGCATTCCAACATCATTTGCTCCATCACCAATTGCTAGAGTTGTACTGCCAGTTTTAACCTTTACCAATCTAGTAACCTGCAGTATTATAATAGAAATACCTTAACTGATTGAACACATGAATATCACCATCTATAGTAGGTGACAAGCGTTGACCCTTATTAGCATATTACTTTGCAGTAAATGTCTCTTTGCCACATTGgctaataataaatttcaagttAAATAAAtctgttattttatttcacataTACAAATATGCTTCAATAAACGAAGGGAAACCAAAGACTATAACCAAGGGGGTTTAACTCAGTGGGTTGAGTAGGGTGCGTGAGTGTTGTAAATCCCCTTATACTATGTTCAATTCCTACGGATAAAAAAACCTATAAAGTACATGGAAAACTTACAAGTGCTTTCTGCTTGGGAGATGAACGACAGCATATGACAGATGCACAGCCAGCAGCAAGTGTAAGAAATAAGTCCTTTACATCATCTTCTAGTGCATAAGTGAGAGACTTCCCATCAATGATAAGAGCTAATGCCTCAGAGTTTTCATCAGATTCAGCAAGTAATTCCTTTCCATTCGTTAATTGATGAATAACACTTACCTTAACTGCCTAAAGAATCATAAAGTTCCCATCAAAATCATACATCTAATACCCTCGTGTTCAATGGTTAAAAGACTAATTTATTGTATGGTGATATGCCTTTGTGCTCAATTACACTACagatcaaaaaaatatattgtcttgaaatgaaaaatattttaaaggacTTTCTCATGCGTGTGCCTTGATTTACATGTATTGTGTATGGGGTAGAACtgttattatgttttgttttcttgtaaTCATATCACATGCAGAAATTATTAGAGCTGGGATTTACCGCTGCAGCAGCAGACTTGTCCTCCACTTTCTCCAGTGATTTGGTTTCTGGAGTGTCTGAACTAATTATAATTTGCTTCATTCCTTGTCTGAGTAAACTACAAGCAAACCTGCAGTCACAGAGAAATCATTCAATCAGTGATGTCGTGTTATAATTTCAAAGGATGTCAAAATCTATTGAAATGCTTTAACTTACCCAATATTGATTGCTGTCTCCATTTTATCACCAGTCAGAACCCATAGCTTAATTCCTGCCTGTGCTAGCTTGTCAATGCATTCAGGAACCTAAATGACAGAGAATCATAAGAACACTCACAAGTTGTTAGGACTTATGACAGTTTACAACATGGCTAATTTCAAAGTACACAcacataaatttgaaaaatggaAAAGCCACTAATGTCTGAAAGAGAAACATTGTTTAACATACCCCATTTTGAAGTTTGTCTTCAACTGCAGTAGcaccaagaagaattaaatcctTCTCAATCTTTTCTGATATTTCCTCCACAATTTGCTCTCGATCTGCACTCACTAAGTTTTTGGCCTCCATAAATTCTTCATTGAATAGATTGTACTCTTCTTCATCAAGTTCCCGATACGCAAGTATCAAGGTCCTCAAACCAGCATCAGCATATTCATCAATGTGCTGCTTAGTCTTCTCTTCAAACTCCCTTCCATTCCTTGCAAGTCGTTCAAACATGACACTGATAGTAAAAGccacaaacaaaataaatttaatattttgaacatCTGAAACAGAATGAAGGTACTCACATAGTGTATTTAAAATAGTCATGCACTATACTGAATTCACACTTACAAAAAAAAGTAGGCAATGCTTGCATTGCTTTGTTTCAAAAAGTaggtaactaactaactaaccatATACCAAGTGTGAACTTCTCCTTAGAAAAGTGTCAACAGGATTTACAAACCTGTCTGCTCCTTTGCTAAATAGTAGCAGTTTCCCCTCCTCATCTCTTACAATTACAGACATCCGCTTTCTTGTACTACTAAACTCTAATATATTCAAAAGTTTGTACGACCTGCAAAAGTGAAATTATATTCTTGTTTTATGCATAACCAACTCTTCAAGTTTCAAATTGCCGATAAATGTAAGATATAGAAAATCAAGCTGACACATACAAGAACAGAAACCTCACCTTTCTGTTGTTTGGCCTGATCTCGGATTGAACTCATGCAGTGAAATATTTGTCTGTGTCCTTTCATAGAACTCAAAACCAAGTTCTCTGGCTGCAACCACAAAAGCTGCCTCATCAGGTGACTCAGCTTCATATGAAACTTTACCGATTTCTTCATCAACTTCAGGTATTGCAGTATGGCATACTGCCAACAACCGCAGAAAGTTCTGGATTACATCGGCGTGAGGTTCGTTGATCCAATTTCCCTTCATGATCCTTTCATCCATAAAGTTAAAACCTTTAATGGAAGACTTTGGAACATTTCCATCTTCTGTCAACTCTTGACTTAAAGGTACTCCTTCTCTCCTGGCTAGAGCTCTCTCAACTTCTGTAACTCCTTGGCCATACGCAATCCCAGCAATAGAACACTTGATGAATTCCATAGAGTTGCAAGTCAAAGTTCCTGTTTTATCTGAAAGTATAGTATCAACTTGGCCAAGTTCTTCATTCAAATTCGAGGTACGAGCATGTGCTGGCCGGTCAGCTTCCTCATAATACATGTGCAAATCCTGGTTGATGAAAATGCTTTGAAGAACTTTCACAACTTCAATGGAAACGTACAAAGAAATTGGAATCAAGTAACTATACAACATAAGTGCAGTCAGGAAGTGCAGCATGGCTGCGACTGGTGCTTTCTTTGGATCAAAGTAAATTGTGGTGTCATCTGGTCTGAGGTACCATCGCTTCATAACTCCATTTTCAAGGTCCTTCCTCGTTGCAATCCCGAAGAAAATTGaaccaataaaagaaattaaaaataagactaaGAACAGAAAGTAGATGATCTTATCCATCCGCTTCTCAACTGTGCTTCTCTTGGATGGAGGTTCTGTTGAATTCTGCATAACCTTTGTATCATGGCCTGTAAAGATTACCACACCGTAGATGAACTCGGTGTTCCTTAGCTTTGAGTCCCTAAGCAGTAGATGCAGAGGTGAAAGAGGATACAATTGATCTTCAAGCTCCAAACTGCCTACAAACGAGTACAAATTTGCATTTGGATCTTCGCATTTGAtaatagccttgaaattttgaaagctTGAATCTTCTTGCAACTTTGAAGTTTCTTCAAGTGATTGTTTAACTTTTAGATTTGTTTCTCCATCAAGATTCATGGTCTCTACATAGCAAATTGCATCGTCATAGCTTGATGAAAGTAAGATGAGATCAGCAGGGAAAAATTCATCCTTTTCAACCTTTACTATGTCCCCGACTTTCAAATCCTTCCATTTAGAATAGTCAAAAACACCATCTCCACGGTGCACTTTAACCTTTCTATTATTCATATCAATATCCTGATGAAATTCACAAGACTACATTACAGACCTAATAATAATTAACAGGAGCATAAAAATAAGGAACCAAAAGAATTTTCCAGAAAGGAA comes from the Glycine soja cultivar W05 chromosome 6, ASM419377v2, whole genome shotgun sequence genome and includes:
- the LOC114416666 gene encoding putative phospholipid-transporting ATPase 9 isoform X2, which encodes MVTIINVVPLVVVVAATMGKEAVEDWKRKKQDIDMNNRKVKVHRGDGVFDYSKWKDLKVGDIVKVEKDEFFPADLILLSSSYDDAICYVETMNLDGETNLKVKQSLEETSKLQEDSSFQNFKAIIKCEDPNANLYSFVGSLELEDQLYPLSPLHLLLRDSKLRNTEFIYGVVIFTGHDTKVMQNSTEPPSKRSTVEKRMDKIIYFLFLVLFLISFIGSIFFGIATRKDLENGVMKRWYLRPDDTTIYFDPKKAPVAAMLHFLTALMLYSYLIPISLYVSIEVVKVLQSIFINQDLHMYYEEADRPAHARTSNLNEELGQVDTILSDKTGTLTCNSMEFIKCSIAGIAYGQGVTEVERALARREGVPLSQELTEDGNVPKSSIKGFNFMDERIMKGNWINEPHADVIQNFLRLLAVCHTAIPEVDEEIGKVSYEAESPDEAAFVVAARELGFEFYERTQTNISLHEFNPRSGQTTERSYKLLNILEFSSTRKRMSVIVRDEEGKLLLFSKGADSVMFERLARNGREFEEKTKQHIDEYADAGLRTLILAYRELDEEEYNLFNEEFMEAKNLVSADREQIVEEISEKIEKDLILLGATAVEDKLQNGVPECIDKLAQAGIKLWVLTGDKMETAINIGFACSLLRQGMKQIIISSDTPETKSLEKVEDKSAAAAAVKVSVIHQLTNGKELLAESDENSEALALIIDGKSLTYALEDDVKDLFLTLAAGCASVICCRSSPKQKALVTRLVKVKTGSTTLAIGDGANDVGMLQEADIGIGISGVEGMQAVMSSDIAIAQFRFLERLLLVHGHWCYRRISSMICYFFYKNIAFGFTLFFYEIYASFSGQAAYNDWYLSLYNVFFTSLPVIALGVFDQDVSARLCHKFPLLYQEGVQNVLFSWKRILGWAFNGVLSATIIFFFCINGMENQAFRKAGEVADLEVLGATMYTCVVWVVNSQMALSISYFTYIQHLFIWGGILFWYIFLLVYGTMDPSLSTTAYKVLIEACAPAPSYWLITLLVLVASLLPYFAYASIQMRFFPTFHQMIQWIRNDGQTTDPEYVNIVRQRSIRHTTVGFTARFEASHSSGASKSIQV
- the LOC114416666 gene encoding putative phospholipid-transporting ATPase 9 isoform X1, which codes for MEGNGRRRRRHFSRIHAFSCGKASFKGEHSLIGGPGFSRIVYCNEAERGEGSLVSYGDNYVSTTKYTVATFLPKSLFEQFRRVANFYFLICAILSFFPVSPYSAVSNVVPLVVVVAATMGKEAVEDWKRKKQDIDMNNRKVKVHRGDGVFDYSKWKDLKVGDIVKVEKDEFFPADLILLSSSYDDAICYVETMNLDGETNLKVKQSLEETSKLQEDSSFQNFKAIIKCEDPNANLYSFVGSLELEDQLYPLSPLHLLLRDSKLRNTEFIYGVVIFTGHDTKVMQNSTEPPSKRSTVEKRMDKIIYFLFLVLFLISFIGSIFFGIATRKDLENGVMKRWYLRPDDTTIYFDPKKAPVAAMLHFLTALMLYSYLIPISLYVSIEVVKVLQSIFINQDLHMYYEEADRPAHARTSNLNEELGQVDTILSDKTGTLTCNSMEFIKCSIAGIAYGQGVTEVERALARREGVPLSQELTEDGNVPKSSIKGFNFMDERIMKGNWINEPHADVIQNFLRLLAVCHTAIPEVDEEIGKVSYEAESPDEAAFVVAARELGFEFYERTQTNISLHEFNPRSGQTTERSYKLLNILEFSSTRKRMSVIVRDEEGKLLLFSKGADSVMFERLARNGREFEEKTKQHIDEYADAGLRTLILAYRELDEEEYNLFNEEFMEAKNLVSADREQIVEEISEKIEKDLILLGATAVEDKLQNGVPECIDKLAQAGIKLWVLTGDKMETAINIGFACSLLRQGMKQIIISSDTPETKSLEKVEDKSAAAAAVKVSVIHQLTNGKELLAESDENSEALALIIDGKSLTYALEDDVKDLFLTLAAGCASVICCRSSPKQKALVTRLVKVKTGSTTLAIGDGANDVGMLQEADIGIGISGVEGMQAVMSSDIAIAQFRFLERLLLVHGHWCYRRISSMICYFFYKNIAFGFTLFFYEIYASFSGQAAYNDWYLSLYNVFFTSLPVIALGVFDQDVSARLCHKFPLLYQEGVQNVLFSWKRILGWAFNGVLSATIIFFFCINGMENQAFRKAGEVADLEVLGATMYTCVVWVVNSQMALSISYFTYIQHLFIWGGILFWYIFLLVYGTMDPSLSTTAYKVLIEACAPAPSYWLITLLVLVASLLPYFAYASIQMRFFPTFHQMIQWIRNDGQTTDPEYVNIVRQRSIRHTTVGFTARFEASHSSGASKSIQV